GAATTATGCCAGGATTCTTGACGGAAGTGTATCCCGCCTTAGTTCAATCAGTCGGCGCACACCCGTTTGTTTGTTGAGACTCTAGTGAAAATGTGATAAGTGGATTTGAATAATAAATCAGCTTGAAAAAACACACACTGCAATCGCAGACCTCCAGTCCACACGCGTTTGCTAACTATTTGAATACACATATATTAACATAAATAGGCCACATTGCAAAATTGAACAATTAAGTGTGGCTTTGTTATTTTCAAGCATTAAATAGGATGTATTTCAATAATGGACAGGTTTTTTAATATGTTTTAATGAATGTTTGAATTATCTCCATTCAATAGCCTAATAATAAACGGTGTGGCCTTTCTTGAATAATAGTTTTAGGTAATCATAGTTATACAACACGTAGGTCTAAatataagatatatatatttatttatgacAATTTATTTAGCCTAAAAAACTAAATTAGGATATTATATTTACGGTGGTTGAATAACTGGTTAGCTGTGTGAAATAGGCCCACGTACAATGAATATAGAGCGGCTGGCTTTCGTTACCTTGCAGGCAGGCCCACCATCAGTGTAGCCTGTCATTTCCAGATCAACGTTTAAAATAAAGCATAAGAAATGTATATGTCATTATAATCACTTGGAATCTCATCAAGAAGATTTGTAGCGTAAAAATACTGAAAATACAGGTATGTTGCGTCATGAAAAACGCACGTCATTTGTGTAAACATCTATAATTTAGCCAATAACGATGCCATGTAGTTGGTAATCTGATGTGAATATTTTCTGTAGCTCTTTGCTGCTACTCTGTCTGCCCTGCAATGTTAAGTCGCTGATGGTATTTATGTGTTGCTTTCTTTCTTTTAGGAGATTCGGCACAAAGTGTGGAGGTTGCGCCCAGGGGATCTCGCCCAACGATTTGGTTCGAAGGGCAAAGAGCAAAGTGTTTCACCTGAACTGTTTCACGTGTATGATGTGTAACAAACAGCTATCCACCGGAGAGGAAATGTACATTCTAGATGAATTTAAATTTGTTTGTAAAGAGGATTATCTAAGCAACAGCAACGGAAAGGACACAACCCTCCTCTCAGGTATGGAACATAACATGACTTGAACCACATCACAATTAGGAACCTCAAACCCGTGTTTATATTTCTATATATTTCTGAAGCCTCTTGTAAATCATTATTTTCTCATTTTTTCCTATTGCTTTATAttccatttatttaaaaaaaatgtagttcGAAAATAATTATGATAACAGCATCCTGATAGGCTTAAAAACAGTACAAATCTAAACAATGTTGTTGATGACAATGAAAAATATAAAACCTAAAATATTATTAGGTCTATAGGGATGATAATGTATTGTTTTCTTCATTAATGTTAtcatcaccatcaataataatagGACTAAAAGTAGTTGGCTAATATGCCTATTGCCTAATGCTAACAATaacaatattaataataataatatcctaATAACGATACTGTATTCTTGACGCTTATTTTTGTCTATTTTTTAAAGAGTATAAAGACATAGGAATACATTTCAAATCATTTCATTTCGTCTTTCTTTCATCTCACAGTCACGACTTGCAGTGACCCAAGTCTATCTCCAGATTCCCAAGACCCACAGGATGATAGTAAAGATTCGGAAATCGGACATTTATCCGATAAAGAGGTGGGCAGCAATGAAAACGACGAGCAGAACGTAGGGGGGAAACGACGTGGGCCGCGAACCACCATCAAAGCCAAGCAACTGGAGGTCCTCAAAGCTGCTTTCGCGGCCACGCCAAAACCCACCCGGCACATCCGAGAACAGCTGGCGCAGGAGACAGGGCTCAACATGAGAGTAATCCAGGTAAGAGTCTATTTCCCTTTAGTTTATAACACATGTCAAATCAGATAGATGTCTATTTTCAGTATTCGTATTCGTCTATGAGAAAGTATATTTAACAATGGCACCTTCGTCAATAATGGCAGAAGGCAAGATATGCAGACTGGTCACCACGAAAGTGGTGCAGATGCACACATTCTCCTGACGGTCTTAATGCTTTATGACATCTATCTATATGCATATCAATGCAAATGACTCTGTTTTCTGATTTTGAAATGAGCCTATTCATTAGGTATCATCATGTTGCAATTGTTAGGCTAGTATATGTTGTGGTAATTGTGACTGAAAACCTTATAGGCCATTGGTTGACAACACATCTGTAAATATATCCTATCAATTCACCTGTAGCCTGTAATTTGAGTTAAATCCCTGGTATTCACGAAACAGACGATAGATAAACTGAGGGTTAAAGGTCATTAAACAGTGATAGGTGAGCCAAGGACCCACATAGGTATACTAGATCTATATAGGCTAATCACGTCATGATTATTCAAATGCCATATCACAACATGTCATCAGACCAGCTGCATACAATTTTGATGCAAAAAAAATTGCCTGGCGTATAAACTTCATTTCAATCATCTCTTTTCGTGTTATTTGTGGTGTGCAGGTATGGTTCCAAAACCGGCGGTCAAAAGAGCGGCGCATGAAGCAGTTAAGCGTGCTGGGTGCAAGAAGGCACGCGTTCTTCCGCGGTCCAAGGAGAATGAGAACTCTGGTCGACCGACTCGAACCCGGGGAGCTGATCCCCAACGGTCATTTCTCATACTATGGTGGTAAGGTCTTGTATATTGACCATGGTCCACCCAAATAACTTTGTATTTAAAGATGATCCGATTATAATTTGGACTATGAGAGCCATTCACAGGCATGTATGTTAATCCTTTACTTTATTTTAATTCCTAATATGATTCATTATTCAGAGGTGTTTTAATGCATTTTCTATCGATTTTTTTGGCAATAGGTTTAGGTATACTGTGTGAATTAGGCTACGTTTAAAATTAACATACGTTGTTTTTCGATTATAGGGAATAGTTGTCATTGATTTAAGTTATTATGATACTGTTATCCTGAAAGTCACTATTATGTCAAATTATATACTACAGGAAATGTATTAGTTTTACTTTTTTTGTAATTCAAATGACATTCTCGTGGCGTTGTACCAGTATAATACATTTAGGTATAGTTTTATTTTCACCACACAAGCATTTCTCATAATTATTGGGGTGTATATTTTTGCAGATTATCAGAGTGAATACTATGGGCCTGGAGGAAATTTTGAGTACTACACCCAAGGCCCCCCATCATCACAGGCCCAGACCCCAGGGGACCTTGGCTTCTCCTCTGGCCCTGCTGGCACCCCTTTAGGGGGCATGGACCATCACCTAGCTGGGCATCACCCATCCAGTGAGGTGCAGTGCTTCAATGACATCATATCTCACCATCCAGCGGACTCACCTAGCCCAGAGCCCAACGGACCTGGGTCAATGCACAGCATCTCCAGTGAGATGTGTGGCCCCAGCACACCCTTCACATCACTGTCCCTCAACGGCAGCGGATACAGCAACCAACTGTCACACCCCTCCTCAGAGATGAGCGAAGGCACTGTCTGGTAGCCCACAGGACATCATGAAGCCAAGGTTAACTATTGACTTAGGAGGCAAATTAAGTCCTGAGCAAGTATCCTTGTTtaatttatattatttatttattcattcgtTAATGAAATGTATATGCATTTAATTTATTACCTGTCTCTAAGTTCCTGTACTGCTGTGTTGATGTGGCAGTTTTATTTGAAGATACACACAGTAACAGTCTAGACTCCAATGCAGTCATATAATGGTGAATACTGTATGAGCGTTCAGCAGATCTTTTGTTTTCCTACGGTCTCCATATCAGATCAAAATTATTTTTGACCAGAAGCTTTTACGATGGCTTTGGTAATTGTGCTTATTTCTCCATACATTTTTTGGTTTCTCTGTATATTTCTGTGTTTTGCCAAATCCTAGACAGTTTGCCTTCAAAAGGAAAACTTAAAAAAGTtgtataaccctttatttaataGAAAATAACTTGTATTTTAAGATGAAGTCAACCTTCAAAAAAAAATCGATGGACAATGGTTTGAGGTGGACATAGAACAGTCAACTGTTTACGTATATATTTACAGTACTTCAGGGGTTTGAATATCAGCATTGTTTGAAACCTCTCGATTCAGATGGAGAACATCTTTCAAGCAACAAACCAAACTTTTGTATTTATTCTATTTATATTATGGTCGTGGTTCCTCACTGTGCTAGTTTGTATTATTGTGTTTACTTTgaagaaatgtaaaaacacaaataGACAGTTGCCAAATAAGGATAAAAGCACAATATTGTAAGTGCTTTGTATCATCAATTGCTGAACATACTACAAGAAATGTAGTAGCATTTTTTAACTGAATGAGTTACATTGTAGAACTTTCTTTCATGAGGATGTCTAACGTTGAAAGACTTCATGCAGATCACTGAATTGAACAACCATTGTGCAAAATGCTTTATTTTGTGTCATGAAAGTCCCAATGATTAAACATTGATGGTCAAATATGCCACCAGCAGCTGCTATATTCTTGAAATATCAACTCTCGTATGATGTATTTTATTGTTCTGATAAACCTAAGCTTATGTGATCATACAGTGCATATAAGACCATTCACTGTATAATAAAACATGTTGAAAAAACTGCaagatttgtattttatttatttatcctttattcaACCAGAGAAGTCCCAGTAACATCTACATGTCTTTTTCAAGTGAGGCCTGGCTAAGTAAGCAGCATATAGTTACACATGAGACACAACATAAACCATTACAAAGAACGTACGCTAAAACAGTGCAAAGTGCAATCTGTGGTCAGCAGTCCCCCTTTCATCAATCAGAATAAAGTGATGTAGTTGTAAGTGTTTTTGCTAAGGGTTTCAGGGTGATGGGGCAGCAAAGCTTAACATTATATAAAATACAGTTCTTTGATCTCAGACGGTGATGTCAATGAATTGGTAGGGTGAGTAAAGGGCTTAAAGTCCTGTcatttgattttttaaaaaaatcatcactgtatgtctaataaatcactgtgtgggtttatttcatgaaaataacTCCAAATGTAATTTTAATATAATTTATTTCCCTGAGCCTCCTTTGCCATATAAATGCCCAGTCTGAATGTGTGGGCATTGGGAAACAAATGTGAagatatttacagtgcattcggaaagtattcagaccccttgacttttcccacattttgttaccttacagtcttattctaaaatggatttgaaAAAATctgcatcaatctacacacaataaataccccataatgacaaatcaaaaaaggttttgagaaatgtttgcaaatatagagaaaataaaaaaatgaaatgtcacatttacgtaagtattcagaccctttactcagcacctTTGGCacgattacagccttgaatcgtcttgggtatgacgctacaagcttggcacacctgtatttggggagtttcttccattcttctctgcagatcctcacaagccctgtcaggttggatcgggagtgtcgctgcacagctattttccggtctctccagagatgttcgatcgggttcaagtctgggctctggctgggccactcaaggacattcagagacttgtctcaaagccactcctgcgttgtcttggctgtgtgcttagggtcgttgtcccgtctgaggtcctgagctccctggagcaggttttcatcaaggatctctctgtactttgctccgttcatcttccctcgatcctgacttgtctcccagtccctgcactgaaaaacatccccacagcatgatgctgccaccaccatgcttcaccgtagggatggtgccaggtttcctccagacttgacagttggcattcaggccaaagagttcaatcttggtttcatcagaccagagaatattgtttcttatggtctgagtgtcctgtaggtgccttttggcaaactccaagcagactgtcgttatgacttttactgaggagtgtcttctatctggccactctatcataaaggcctgattggtggagtgctgcagagtgtgttgtccttctggaagattctcccatctccacagaggaactctggagctctgtcagagtgaccatcgggctcgtggtcaactccctgacaaagaaccttctccccgattgctcagtttggccgggtggcaaGCTCTAtcaagagtcttggtggttccaaacttctttcatttaagaatgatggaggccactgtgttcctggggatcttcaatgctgcagaacttttttggtacccttccccagatctgtttactcgacacaatcctgtctcagagctctacggacaattccttcgacctcgtggcttggttttgctctgacatgcactgtcaactatgggaccttatatagactggtgtgcGCTTTTccgaatcatgtccaatcaatttaatttaccacaggtggactccaatcaagttgtagaaacgtctcgaggatgatcaatggaaacaggatgcacctgagctgaatttcgagtctcatagcaaagggtctgaatacttgtttaaataaggtatttctgtttaattttttttattttttttaatgttcaataatttctaaaaacatgttttcactttgttgttatgggggtattgtgtgtagattgacactgattttgttttatttaatcaattttagaattaggctgtaacgtaacaaaatgtggaaaaagtcaaggagtctgaatacgttccaaatgcactgtacatgcacAGGCCTGATTGGCTGATAGGATGGTCTAGAGCCCACCCTCTTACCCAGATGAACAGTCATTGGTCTATCATAATCAGATAACACTGTGACCTCATGATGTGGGCCAAAAGTTCCATCCCATCTGAACAGCTCTTACACAAAAAGGGCATTATCTTAATTTTCTCAATTTCAGTGGGTAATTTCCACCTTATAGTGTGGAAATATCACAAAAAACAGGAAATCACATTATTgactgcactgcccctttaaggaTGGGTATCCTGCTAACTGATGTAAGATATAGTGATGTGTAAGAGGCCTTATTCGAGAGCATCAAAACTGTAATGTATCATGGGTAAATtgtgattgactgactgatctacaactaataatgagtagttatttatgatgcaaggttCTTTGTAGATAAGTCAGTCGGCAGCTGCCTGCACTGTTGGCTGCAATTTCGAACAAGCCCAATTGTTGGTTACACATGGTAGTGTGTGCAGGTAAGAAAGGGAGAAAATGGTGATACCTAGtccgttgtacaactgaatgccttcaaccgaaatgtgttttctgcatttaacccaactgctctgaatcagagaggtgcatggggctgccttaatcgacatccacgtatTCAACGTCCCGGGATTCATGTACAGAATATCACCatagtcaaataaaataaaaactttgGTTGCAACAATGTATTTTCTTTcttgaaataaaaaaaactatattttttCCTCAACAAAAAGCCATCAATTCAACTTCTATTccatgtggaaacaacgttgattcaaccagtgggaCATAATCCACTCACTGATTAGACTACAGTACACAGAGGGCCACATCGACATCTCCACTGCTACTCAGCTCTCCATCACCAGGTAAATTGACATCAGATCGTTTGAGAAGATAATAAGCTGCATCTGGGTTTGTGGAGATGCCTTGCATTACGGAAGTTGTAGGCTGTAAATTAAGAAACTGTGATATGTATTTTGTTTGTTTCTCAAATCCACCAAATGCAgtatttacattttaaaaatatatatatatattacatttgacccccttttctccacaatttcgtggtatccaattactatcttgtctcatgcTACAAGCCATGcgtccgaaacacaacccaaccaagtcgcactgcatcttaacacagcgcgcatccaacccagaagccagccgcaccaatgtgtgggaggaaacaccgtgcacttgGCGACCTTAGTTAGCGTGCACTGCGTTTCGGACACAGGAGTCGCTGGtccacgatgagacaaggatatccctaccgtgccctagaccactgcgccaatATTTACATTTTTAACATGATAATTAGGTCCTACATGTATGAATTGACAGCAAATATTGTCAGTCACAACCCTGTGGCAGCGGCACTGTAATTATAGAAGTAGGCCTATGACATATAGAAAGTTGATTATATATTTACCATTTAGTAGATGTTATACTTTACCTACAGGGTTTACAGTGTTTAACTACAATTAAGTCGGATATTAGTAATCCACACTGCATTATCTTAATTATTTCAGTAATCCATATTGCGTAGGCTAAAAAACAACCTCTGCTTGATTGAAGTTGCGCTGTAGCAGTTCTATTATTCAATTTCTATATGGGAGTCGCATCTTGATGACGTAGGCGTAACATGTGTGAGTTGTGAGTGAATACATTGAACGATGGCTGGCCACATATCACAACAGCTGGAAGATTTATTAAATCCTTTGCCCAAGTTCACAGATCCAGAGGACGACCATGATGAAGGTAAATTGCACTGTTTGCTTTTGATTTGAAGACAATGTTTCCGTTTTTATGTATAAAGTCATTACACACACGCCAGGTAGGCGCGTGGCAACAGCATGCAAAGCTAGACAGTTAGCAAGCAAGCTAGCACACGGAAATTACCAATTTACCAAAAACCTCTCTGTAGCTTATTCTGATGACCACGGTGTAAACTGGTAACCGTCAACATAGCCACGTGTTTGTTGAAGTTTCAAACTGAGCATAATGAATGTAGGACGGGAGCCACTGCACTGCGCCATTCTAATAGCGGATCCTGCTAGCAACTACTGGCGCTGCTAGCTAGTTATATTGACTTTTTCACGACACGTTGGCGGTTACTAGCAAGTTAATATTCTTATCGCTCTCTCTAAACCTTATATTCATTGCTAGCAATTATGCTTGAAGTTGGGATTAGTATTCTCACCCTGGCTGCGGTTCAATATACACATGAACATGACATTATGGAAAGGTGTTTTATCCTGTCATAGTTATTCAACTTGACTTGTCTTTATTTTGAAGACGTCTGAGTTAGCCTATCTGTAACATTCTGGCTCTGATAAGTTGCCAGCCACTTTGTATATTGATCAGATAAGACTGAATGACCAAGAGACAAGTGCTCAATCTGACTGTTTTGATTCCTTCCAGAGACGAAAGCCAAGGTGGTGGAGGCGTTTGATGAGGGTGACGATGAGGATGAAGCTGTGGTTACCTTGAGTGGGCTCCGGAAGAAAGCTATCACTCTGCTGGAAGAGACTGACGAACGGTACCTGGGCAAGGCAACATCTCGTAAAAACCTGCTGAAGGAGATCGAAGGGTCTGGTGAGTTGGAACATGATTGTGTCATTTATAATAATGTTAAACATATATGTAGGATAATCAATGCATATATGTAGGATAATCAATGCAGCTGACCATGGGTGAAAATAAATGCAGAACCTGTCAAGAAAGTTGACAGAGAGCTGTGGTTTGGGTACTTGAAATGCATCCCTTTTTCCTTCAACCCATGGAATTAGCCCAACTGTCGATCTGACAAAGTTGGCATGGTAAAGGCAATAGGGTATTAACATTCACTTGACTTAGTCAATCAGATACATGATTACCTTTTAGGATGGGGGAAGGTTgggtgtatttttatttattggcACTGCGTTTGAAAATTGTCATTTGTAGAATTCTGCCCTCTTGTGGTTCTGTAAGGGGCACTTTTACAATATGTAACTGACTACCATTCGGTTCAAAATGAACGATACTGAAcgaaaatataaactcaacatgcagcaattaacgattttactgagttacagttcatttaaggaaatcagtcagttgaaataAATTCAATAGGCCCTAaagggtgcagccatgggtaggtctgggaggacataggcccacccacttgggagccacgcccagccaatcagaatgagtttttccccacaaaattgctttattacagacagagatACTCCTCAGTTCAGGTGGcttgtctcagacgatcccgcaggtgaagaagccggatgtggaggtcctgggctggcgcgcggttgtgaggccggttataagtacagccaaattctctaaaacaacactggtggcagcttatggtagagaaattaacataacattctctggcaacagctctggtggacattcctgcagtcagcatgacaattgtatgctccctcaacttgaaacatctgtggtattgtgttgtgtgaaaaaactgcacatgttagtggccttttattgtccccagcacaatgtgcacctgtgcaatgatcatgctgtttaatcagcttcttaatatgccacacctgtcaggtggatggattatcttggcaaaggagaaatcctcactaacagggatgtaaacaaatctgtgcacaacatttgagagagatATGCTTTTTGTGTGCGTATGAAACATTTTCAGGGATCTTTTatgtcagctcatgaaacatgggaccaacttgcgttttatatttttgttcagtatagaaatAAATGTGCCTCATGCCACACTGGACTCTATAATGTTGTAATGTCTCCTAGATTAGTACCACAAGGCAAATTGCTGGCGAACAGGAGACCATAGCTTTAATGGATTGATGTTGGTTCCTTATTTACAATTGAATCAAGTCCAGTTCTATTCTATGCTCAGCTGTGCGTGGTCATATCATGTGTAGACGATTTATTACCGTGTAATAGCTTAGGCCTACATCTACTAGTGGTCTGTTTTTTTTGGTTATTCATTGGAGGAATAGTTTTTAATCAAGCTAATCCCTGTTTATCCAAACAAAATGCCTTGATTAAGGCAGAGATTTGCAAGTCAAACATGGGGCCATGCAGCAATCAATTTAAACCTCGAAGACAACTGATTACAGCATTTAAGATGGTGTGTACACGGCATCCGTACTGTTATTCAGGTGCTGAGTGGAAGGCCATCTACAACCTTATCTGCCTGCATTAGTTATAATTGCTACATTTTTATGAACATCCATTTTTTTTTCTTAATTTACATCAAATCTAAAATTGAATCCTGGTGTTGTCGTTCAAATTTAATGTGGCTTTTTAGGAGAGGATGATGATGAAaacgaagaggaggaggaggaagaagatgacTATGCTGATCTGGAGGATGGAGAGGCTGAAGctggagatgatgatgatgatgatgatgaagagattGAGAGTGACATCGCTAAAATGAAAAGCTTGGTGTCTAAGCTGAAGGAGACTGACATCACACTTTCCTCAGTGACAGACTTCCATAAGCTAACAGAGGGAATGGATGATCTTGGAGCGAGCGAAGATGATGATGAAGAAAGTGatgaggatggagagagtgaagaggaggagatTGATAATGAAGCTGACGATGTGGAAGCTGTGATGACTTTCTCTAAAGAGAAAGTGGATGAAGAGGTGGAGAAAGGGAAAGCTGTGAAAGATCAACTTGGTATGTATTTGTGATATAGGCCAATGagggctcctcagaggaggaaggggaggaccatcctcagtgaatttaataaaaaatacaaatagtaaAACATTGAAGTTTAATTTTTACATAAAACTAAAAAACataactatactaaatatattcacatgtcaccaaataattgattacaACACACTAtgttgcaatgaaggtctacagtagcctcagcagcactctgtagggagtaccatggtgtagccggaggacagctagcttcagtcctcctctgggtacattgacgtcaatacaaaacctaggaggctcatggttctcaccatGAGCTAGTTTTGCCTATTCatacacctggctcaaacagagggatgctatgttagctagctggataTGACTATCCCACACCACTGGAACTCTGACAAGTCAAGTTAAAATATACCTTTAAGCACATTTTATCACCTCCCTTTCTCAGTAGACAACCATGTAATTTATTTTATTAAATCTCCACAGCTCTTTGGGACCAGCTACTTGAGGGGCGAATTAAAATGCAGAAAGTTCTTCTGACAGCCAATAAGCTGCCACAACCACATACCTTCCCAGAGTTCAAGAAGAGGGGCGGAGCAGAGTTTGCTGGAGCGTTGAAGAATAGTGAGTGCGTTTGTTTCTGCTTGCATTTTAAACATGActtttaaaaaaaattttttttacaGCTATCAACAATATGAAATGAATTTAACTTTATTGTTCTCCAGGGGAAAATTGAATAAAAAGAAAATGTCAAAGGACAATAACAGGCATTACAAACAAAGTTTACAACCCTGTAAATGATGTGGTGATAATACTGAATGTCTTGTCTAGGCATGTTATCTCTCAGACACAATGTAGAACATTTGTATCGCTTGCCTGCATATGCATTGATCATGAGTGCGTAAAATAAGTTACTTTAAATGCAATGGCATTTGAAACATGAATTTTTAATCCTAATGGACAAGCTTGGTGCTAGTGTTATGGTTGTAGTAATTAGTGGGTAGAAAATAATTTCAACTATTTGTCTAGTAATAGGCTAGGCTGTCGGTGAGAACATTTCTACAAGGAGATTGTCGTAACAAAATAACATTTGCACTCTTTTGTTGTAAGAAATATCCTAATCCTTCTGGTTTCCACAGTGGAATCATATGTGAAAGCTAGTTTTCCTTTCTCTCATTATTGTTTAAACCTGACCGATTTGGCCTGATTCTTCGAATACTATTTTTTTTGCTCAAGGCATGGTGGTAGTCCACCTCCCTCATGAAAATCACTCATACAATTTTATAATCAATGCCTACAGTAATAGGATTCCTCTGGCCACGGGCAATTAATACAGTTTTTCTTTTTCCCCTCCTCCCCGCGCTGATCTCAAAGCTACGAGACACTGGCTTCTCCTCATTTACATATTTATTGCATTGGACTCAAATCTGGCGAGTGATTGATGTGGATCCTGCCTCCTGAATTTTTAGCGGCCCATTATtatgaaagggagggagggggctccgGCGTGCCAGTGTACTTTTGATTAAAGTTGAAGAGGACAGAGTCATAAGTGTTCCCCACCTCCTTTCTTTTCATACGCCCTGTGATTTGGAGGGCAAATTCTCTCAAATTTGTTTTAGTGGATGTTGACAAGATGTGGACTAACAAATGCCGGGGGGGGGAACTGCTCCAAGGGATTTTAATCAGTCCTGCTTGGGGGCAATACTTTCTATAGATTTGCTGGACAAGTGAAGTTATGAGGCATATTTTCTATTGTTATGTGGCATAACT
The Oncorhynchus keta strain PuntledgeMale-10-30-2019 chromosome 11, Oket_V2, whole genome shotgun sequence genome window above contains:
- the LOC118390739 gene encoding LIM/homeobox protein Lhx1-like isoform X1 produces the protein MVHCAGCERPILDRFLLNVLDRPWHIKCVQCCDCKCNLTEKCFSREGRLYCKNDFFRRFGTKCGGCAQGISPNDLVRRAKSKVFHLNCFTCMMCNKQLSTGEEMYILDEFKFVCKEDYLSNSNGKDTTLLSVTTCSDPSLSPDSQDPQDDSKDSEIGHLSDKEVGSNENDEQNVGGKRRGPRTTIKAKQLEVLKAAFAATPKPTRHIREQLAQETGLNMRVIQVWFQNRRSKERRMKQLSVLGARRHAFFRGPRRMRTLVDRLEPGELIPNGHFSYYGDYQSEYYGPGGNFEYYTQGPPSSQAQTPGDLGFSSGPAGTPLGGMDHHLAGHHPSSEVQCFNDIISHHPADSPSPEPNGPGSMHSISSEMCGPSTPFTSLSLNGSGYSNQLSHPSSEMSEGTVW
- the LOC118390739 gene encoding LIM/homeobox protein Lhx1-like isoform X2; this encodes MVHCAGCERPILDRFLLNVLDRPWHIKCVQCCDCKCNLTEKCFSREGRLYCKNDFFRFGTKCGGCAQGISPNDLVRRAKSKVFHLNCFTCMMCNKQLSTGEEMYILDEFKFVCKEDYLSNSNGKDTTLLSVTTCSDPSLSPDSQDPQDDSKDSEIGHLSDKEVGSNENDEQNVGGKRRGPRTTIKAKQLEVLKAAFAATPKPTRHIREQLAQETGLNMRVIQVWFQNRRSKERRMKQLSVLGARRHAFFRGPRRMRTLVDRLEPGELIPNGHFSYYGDYQSEYYGPGGNFEYYTQGPPSSQAQTPGDLGFSSGPAGTPLGGMDHHLAGHHPSSEVQCFNDIISHHPADSPSPEPNGPGSMHSISSEMCGPSTPFTSLSLNGSGYSNQLSHPSSEMSEGTVW